A stretch of the Polynucleobacter tropicus genome encodes the following:
- a CDS encoding AtuA-related protein: MKNHLVPLHQIAHARTGDKGSRSNISVIAYRKEDFPILQRELTEEKVKAHFGFRNPSAVKRYDLPNLQALNFVIDDLLDGGVNLSLNLDSHGKSLSYWLLSMEINAN, translated from the coding sequence ATGAAAAATCATTTAGTGCCTCTGCATCAAATTGCGCATGCGCGTACGGGGGATAAGGGCTCTCGATCCAACATCAGCGTGATCGCCTATCGAAAAGAAGATTTCCCTATCTTGCAAAGAGAATTAACAGAAGAGAAAGTCAAGGCTCATTTTGGATTCCGCAATCCGAGTGCGGTAAAGCGCTATGACTTGCCTAATCTGCAGGCACTCAATTTTGTTATTGATGACCTATTAGATGGCGGCGTTAATCTATCTTTAAATTTAGATTCTCATGGAAAGAGCCTTTCATATTGGCTCTTATCCATGGAGATTAACGCAAATTAA
- a CDS encoding acyclic terpene utilization AtuA family protein, with protein MVSDIYRVACAAGFSGDRLGVAKPLVNALIKHGEPACLIFESLAERTLALAQLERRQNDQLGYEPLLEEMLEPILSDCVQAGIPIVGNFGAANPFAAAAVIARLAKEKNLPELKIAVVVGDDISESSYRKMIEAHLAKSDQELLGHSQLVSANVYLGAKEISDALTAGAQVVVTGRVADPALTVGPLMAHFKKSWEDWDFLASATMAGHLLECGAQVTGGYFADPGYKDVPNLSNVGFPIVEFDAQGNICVTKPEGTGGVVNRLTVTEQLLYELHDPASYLTPDVVADITQAAICDLGNNRVELKGVIGHPKPDSLKANICIDGGWLAEAEISYAGHHALERAKLAAQIIRDRIGKDLMLRIDFIGSSSVFMGDSGEGPAMNPSKSFEDIRLRVAAAHQDRQLAMRVCREVTALYTCGPAGGGGVRTSLKPRLNTLVALIPRAEIKSSYVFYKEECSK; from the coding sequence ATTGTGTCGGACATTTATCGCGTAGCTTGTGCCGCAGGGTTCTCAGGCGATCGCTTGGGGGTGGCGAAGCCGCTGGTTAATGCCTTGATAAAGCATGGAGAGCCAGCATGCCTTATTTTTGAAAGTCTAGCTGAGAGAACGCTTGCTCTTGCGCAATTAGAGCGTCGACAAAATGATCAATTGGGGTATGAGCCCTTGCTTGAAGAAATGCTCGAGCCCATTTTGTCTGATTGTGTACAGGCAGGTATTCCAATTGTTGGTAATTTTGGCGCTGCCAATCCGTTTGCAGCTGCTGCAGTTATTGCACGCTTGGCAAAAGAAAAAAATTTACCAGAATTAAAGATCGCAGTTGTTGTGGGTGATGATATTTCTGAATCCAGCTATCGAAAAATGATTGAGGCGCATCTTGCTAAGTCAGATCAAGAGTTATTGGGGCATAGTCAGCTAGTTAGTGCGAACGTATATCTTGGTGCTAAAGAGATTTCGGATGCGTTAACTGCTGGTGCTCAAGTTGTGGTGACAGGTCGCGTTGCTGATCCAGCGCTTACTGTAGGTCCATTGATGGCTCACTTTAAAAAGAGTTGGGAAGACTGGGACTTCTTGGCTAGCGCCACGATGGCTGGGCACCTGCTGGAGTGTGGGGCTCAGGTCACAGGCGGTTATTTTGCGGATCCAGGTTATAAGGACGTTCCTAACTTAAGTAATGTCGGTTTTCCAATTGTCGAGTTTGATGCGCAAGGCAATATCTGTGTTACTAAGCCTGAAGGTACAGGGGGTGTTGTTAATCGCTTAACTGTCACTGAGCAATTGCTGTATGAGTTGCATGATCCTGCGTCTTATTTAACTCCTGATGTTGTAGCAGATATTACGCAGGCTGCGATTTGTGATCTTGGAAATAACCGAGTTGAATTGAAGGGTGTCATAGGACATCCCAAGCCGGATTCTCTGAAAGCAAATATTTGCATTGATGGAGGATGGCTCGCTGAGGCTGAGATTTCGTATGCGGGTCACCACGCCCTTGAGCGCGCAAAGCTAGCAGCACAGATTATTCGTGATCGAATTGGGAAAGATTTAATGCTCAGGATCGATTTCATTGGGTCGTCTAGTGTTTTTATGGGTGATTCTGGAGAGGGCCCCGCAATGAATCCTTCGAAATCGTTTGAAGACATTCGCCTTCGTGTTGCAGCGGCTCATCAAGATCGACAACTGGCAATGCGAGTGTGTCGTGAAGTGACTGCTTTATATACCTGTGGCCCCGCAGGTGGGGGCGGTGTTCGAACTAGCTTGAAACCTAGACTGAATACCTTGGTTGCCCTTATTCCTCGTGCCGAAATAAAGTCTTCCTATGTGTTTTATAAGGAGGAGTGCTCAAAATGA
- a CDS encoding 2OG-Fe dioxygenase family protein: MTAAILSPRLTPAKELAKALSQDGFVVASPDTVAEISGVPLANLQSLSQYWEGLPRDPYLKDGGRYRFRRHASFEIQNQKLNLVPHRAHWQSLDYNALHGGIERWFESVLPAVLNDSAWQGVLLGLANLLRGLKPVKTWFVEAHQFRIDTTDGIGRPTPEGAHRDGVDFVAVFLLDRVGIKGGETRIFDAKGSAGLRFTLTQPWSLLLMNDERMIHESTPIQPLADYGYRDTLVLTFRSNGFQDSPNRSQQ; encoded by the coding sequence ATGACTGCTGCCATTCTCTCGCCTAGGCTAACTCCAGCAAAAGAGCTTGCTAAAGCCTTGAGCCAGGATGGTTTTGTGGTGGCCTCACCGGACACAGTGGCTGAAATCAGCGGTGTACCACTAGCAAATTTGCAAAGCCTCTCTCAATATTGGGAAGGTTTGCCGCGCGATCCTTATCTTAAAGATGGGGGTCGATATCGGTTTCGTCGTCACGCCAGTTTTGAGATTCAAAACCAAAAGTTAAATTTAGTTCCGCATCGCGCTCATTGGCAATCGCTTGACTACAACGCCTTGCATGGCGGTATAGAGCGTTGGTTTGAGTCTGTTCTGCCTGCCGTTTTGAATGATTCTGCTTGGCAAGGCGTGTTACTTGGTCTAGCCAATCTCTTAAGAGGATTAAAGCCGGTAAAGACATGGTTTGTTGAGGCCCATCAGTTCCGAATTGATACAACTGATGGTATTGGTCGTCCAACACCTGAAGGCGCGCATCGTGATGGAGTGGATTTTGTTGCAGTGTTTTTATTGGATCGCGTGGGTATTAAGGGCGGCGAAACTCGAATCTTTGATGCAAAAGGTTCTGCAGGATTGCGTTTCACATTAACTCAGCCTTGGTCATTGTTATTAATGAATGACGAGCGAATGATTCATGAATCTACACCTATTCAGCCACTTGCTGACTATGGGTATCGTGATACCTTGGTTCTCACATTTAGATCTAACGGTTTTCAAGATTCTCCTAACCGCAGTCAACAATAA
- a CDS encoding Bug family tripartite tricarboxylate transporter substrate binding protein, with product MHKVIFKTIALLSGAFLSLVLAAQPYPNKPISLVVPQAAGGTNDIVARLIAPAFGDAIGGSVVVENRPGAGGNIGTQSVARSTKDGYTLLLTINSAQAINPALYKNPGFDPVNDFVPLYYIGATPYVLVSPPGSPYKTLADVIAAAKKKPGELSYASAGNGTISHLLGAMLNTSAGVDMQHIPYKGVAPAINDVLGGQVPLAFASLPSALNYIKAGKLQAIAISSAKRSSAAPEIPTIAETYPDCVGEVWVALFAPNGTPPDVVKKIQLAMDKLMAKPDVREKLIAQGLDLNPVPPAKLSGLLKDELAKWAKIVRASGAQLD from the coding sequence ATGCATAAAGTAATTTTTAAGACAATTGCGCTTCTAAGTGGCGCCTTTCTTTCCTTGGTATTGGCTGCGCAGCCCTATCCTAATAAGCCAATTTCTTTGGTGGTTCCGCAGGCAGCAGGCGGAACGAATGACATTGTGGCTCGCTTGATTGCGCCTGCGTTCGGAGATGCGATTGGTGGCTCAGTAGTTGTTGAGAATAGGCCGGGGGCTGGCGGCAATATTGGCACTCAAAGTGTTGCTCGTTCTACTAAAGATGGTTACACATTACTTCTCACTATCAATAGCGCTCAAGCGATTAATCCTGCTTTGTATAAGAACCCTGGATTTGATCCGGTGAACGATTTTGTTCCGCTCTACTACATTGGAGCAACGCCATATGTATTGGTTTCACCACCAGGTTCACCATACAAGACCTTAGCTGATGTGATTGCTGCTGCTAAAAAGAAGCCAGGCGAGTTGTCTTATGCCTCTGCTGGTAATGGAACGATCAGCCACCTCTTAGGCGCCATGTTAAATACGAGCGCTGGAGTGGATATGCAGCACATCCCTTATAAGGGTGTAGCCCCTGCAATTAATGATGTTCTTGGCGGACAAGTTCCCTTGGCATTTGCTAGCTTACCTTCTGCATTAAATTACATCAAAGCAGGGAAGCTTCAAGCAATTGCGATTAGTTCAGCAAAGCGCTCTAGTGCGGCACCAGAGATACCAACAATTGCAGAGACCTACCCAGATTGTGTGGGCGAGGTTTGGGTTGCTTTATTTGCCCCAAATGGGACGCCGCCTGATGTTGTGAAGAAAATCCAATTAGCAATGGATAAGTTAATGGCCAAGCCAGATGTACGCGAAAAATTGATCGCCCAAGGCTTGGATTTAAATCCAGTGCCACCAGCAAAACTCTCTGGATTACTTAAAGATGAATTGGCTAAGTGGGCGAAAATTGTGAGGGCATCTGGCGCACAGCTTGATTAA
- a CDS encoding TAXI family TRAP transporter solute-binding subunit: MTTYKRYLYNPFAIAVGFCVVLVAIFAVLWILVPPPPKVIEMATGFPTGLYYQFGERLKEEVAKDGVSLEVKATGGTIDNLGLLNDPKSGVNFAMVQGGVADVSKYPNLVSIAGMFYEPIWVWYREPGFKSEGGRLQVLSQLKGKRVAIGNEGSGTLALSTALMKISGIKENEIHGEKLKPDQALTKLSNGELDAVFIVAAAEAPILKKFYEVPGIRLMNFDQADAYTRNLPYLSKVNVPRGLLSIEYDIPRQDIQVIAPTATLVTHDNVSPAMISLMLSASYDILKSYSRLQKPGEFPSSVGMDFPLHADAEIYLKDGPSFLHRHLPFWTAVWVGRFVKIVIPLLVIFIPLFTYIPSAKNFLLRLKLAQVYAELRELEKNAYDPDQKDRKRMDLDEIERRVNNIKVSMMDSKELYDLKSHVGDVRARLKHLYS, from the coding sequence ATGACAACTTATAAAAGATATCTATACAACCCATTTGCTATTGCTGTGGGTTTCTGTGTGGTGCTGGTTGCTATTTTTGCAGTCTTATGGATTTTGGTGCCACCACCACCAAAAGTCATTGAGATGGCCACAGGGTTCCCAACTGGTCTTTATTACCAATTTGGTGAGCGCCTCAAAGAAGAGGTTGCCAAAGATGGTGTCAGCCTAGAGGTTAAGGCAACTGGCGGAACAATTGATAACCTGGGCTTATTGAATGATCCAAAATCTGGTGTGAATTTTGCGATGGTGCAGGGTGGCGTTGCGGATGTAAGCAAGTATCCGAATTTGGTTTCTATTGCTGGAATGTTTTATGAGCCAATTTGGGTCTGGTATCGTGAGCCTGGATTTAAGAGTGAGGGCGGGCGCTTGCAAGTATTGAGTCAACTTAAAGGCAAGCGGGTGGCGATCGGTAACGAGGGTAGCGGCACACTTGCTTTAAGTACAGCCCTTATGAAAATTAGCGGCATTAAAGAAAACGAGATCCACGGTGAAAAGTTAAAGCCAGATCAGGCTTTGACTAAGCTTAGTAATGGTGAGCTTGATGCGGTGTTTATTGTGGCAGCAGCAGAGGCTCCAATTTTGAAGAAATTCTATGAAGTGCCTGGTATTCGTTTGATGAACTTTGATCAAGCAGATGCCTATACGCGTAATTTGCCGTATTTATCCAAGGTAAATGTGCCAAGAGGCTTGTTAAGTATTGAGTACGATATTCCAAGGCAAGATATCCAGGTTATTGCACCAACAGCTACCTTGGTGACCCATGACAACGTTAGCCCCGCGATGATTTCACTTATGTTGAGTGCCTCTTATGACATCCTGAAATCCTATTCCCGTCTACAAAAGCCGGGAGAGTTTCCCTCTAGTGTTGGTATGGATTTTCCTTTGCATGCCGATGCAGAGATTTATTTAAAAGATGGCCCTTCTTTTTTGCATCGCCATCTACCATTCTGGACAGCAGTTTGGGTTGGCCGCTTTGTAAAGATTGTGATTCCGTTATTGGTTATTTTTATTCCACTCTTTACTTATATTCCATCAGCAAAGAATTTTTTATTAAGACTCAAGCTGGCTCAGGTATACGCAGAGCTGCGCGAGCTTGAAAAGAACGCTTATGATCCGGATCAAAAAGATCGGAAACGGATGGATCTAGATGAGATTGAGCGACGCGTCAATAATATTAAAGTTTCAATGATGGATTCTAAAGAGTTATATGACCTAAAGAGTCACGTTGGGGATGTGCGAGCACGATTGAAGCACTTGTATTCTTGA